CTCTTCCTATAATAACGATCTACTGATGAAGAATGTCTCTTTGTTTCTGTGCGGTGCGTTGCTCTTAGGTGCTGGTTGCGGCCCAAACCCTCCTGTAGAATATAAGCTTTCAGCTGAGCAAATTGCCTGGCAGCCCTATAAGACCGGGGACCAGCTGCGCTTTGGCCAGGCCCATACCAGCAAAGTGCGCACTTTTACTATCACAGAAGTAAAAGTGCAGTTTCATGAGTATTCCGTTGGAGGAAATGCAATGGTTTATCTCGGGCCTCCCAAAAAGATAAAGGCTCAGGAGCTTGATGTGTACGCCCGTCGTACCGATACGCTCCGCTACGTGCGCACCCCTACAAGCACGCCTGCACAACCAGATTCGGTACCTGACTTATCCTCCAGCACTCTGATTAGCATGGGAGCCAATGAGTATCGCAGTATCACCTACCTAAACTGGGATATCGGCTTTGGTAGTTCTCTTCCACTAGATCAGAAACTCCCGGAAAACCAACTGGCCGATACTACCCGGCAGTTGCTGCCTAATCTGCGGCTGAGCGACATTGATTATGGGCCGGTATGGCGGATTTATAACGAATTATCCTTCTTACCCACAGTGCATCCACGCGCCCGGCCAGCCCGGCTTGTTTATTTTGCAAAGGGCTACGGGGTGGTTGGGTTTGTAGAAGGCAATACGTTGTGGTATCGGCTGCCTTAAGCAAATCCTACGCGCTTCATACTGCACCATTTCTGATAATATTCCTTCCCAGATCCGTTACTGCAAGCCGGATAGCTCAACCGTGCTTTATCCTATTTTTCAACTCCCAATCCGTACCCGGCTGGGAGTAGCTTTCCATGAAGGCAGCGAAAAGGAACCCCAAATGCAGGGCGCAAGCAACAAAGCGAGAAAGTACAATGTGTTGGGGTTTCTATTTAGCTTAAGGCCTTCTATCCCCAAACCCACCGCTATATGTTAGGATTGATGATGCAGGAGCCCCTGCGCATTGCCGGGCTCATAGAGCACGCCGCCAAGTGGCACGCTGATACCGAGATTGTCACGCGCCTGGTAGAAGGTGGCTTTCACCGCTACACCTATGCCGCCGCGCACCGCCGCAGCAAGCAGCTGGCTAATGCCCTCAAGGAGCTAGGCATTAACTGGGGCGAGAGGGTGGGCACGCTGGCCTGGAATACGCACCGGCATTTTGAGCTCTACTACGGCATATCGGGTATGGGAGCCGTGTGCCACACCATCAACCCGCGTCTGTTTCCAGAGCAGCTGGTCTACATCATCAACCACGCCGAAGACCGGCTGATTTTCTTCGACCTCACCTTTCTGCCGCTGGTGGAGCGCCTGGCACCTTTATGCCCTACGGTAGAAGCCTGGGTGCTAATGACCGACCGCGCACACATGCCGGAGGCCACCGCCCTGCCCGGCGAAGTGCGCTGCTACGAAGACCTGCTGGCCGCCCACAACGAAGAGTTTACGTGGCCGGTATTTGATGAAAATACCGCCTCCTCGCTGTGCTATACTTCCGGTACCACCGACCAGCCCAAGGGCGTGCTCTACTCCCACCGCTCCACGGTGCTGCACAGCTACGCCGCTGCCCTGCCCGACTGTTTTAACTGCTCGGCCCGCGACGTAATTCTGCCCGTAGTGCCCATGTTCCATGTCAATGCCTGGGGTATTCCCTACCTGGCTCCCATGATTGGCTGCAAGCTGGTACTGCCCGGCCCGGGCCTGGATGCGGCTAGTTTGTATGAGCTGTTTGAAAACGAAGGCGTAACATTTTCGGCTGGCGTGCCTACCATCTGGTTTGGGCTGCTGCAATTCATGCGCGACAAAAAGCGGCGGTTCAGCACGCTCAACAAGATGATTGTAGGTGGCGCTTCCTGCCCGCCCGCCCTGCTCAAGGCCTTTGATGAAGAGCTGGGTGTGCAGATTCGGCACGCCTGGGGCATGACGGAAACCTCCCCACTGGGTACCGTTTGCACGCTAAAAAGCCAGCAGCTTAGTCTCAGCCCCGAGGAGCAGTTTGCTATTCAAAGCAAGCAGGGCCGCGCCATTTTTGGGGTAGATATGAAGATTGTGGACGACGAAGGCCAGGAGCTACCCCACGACGGCGTAGCCTTCGGCGACCTGCTGGTGCGCGGCCCCTTTATTGTGGCCGATTACTACCGGGCCGGGGAGCCTGGCGAGCTAACCAAAAGCGGCTGGTTCCGCACCGGCGACGTAGCCACCATCGACCCCAACGGCTTCATGCAGATTACGGACCGCAGCAAGGACGTTATCAAATCAGGCGGGGAATGGATTTCCAGTATAGAGCTGGAAAACCTGGCCGTGGGCCACCCCGCTGTGGCCGAGGCCGCCGTGATTGGCGTGCCCCACCAAAAATGGAGCGAGCGGCCTCTGCTGGTGGTAGTGGTGCGGCCCGGCCATGAATTAACCGCCGAGGAGATTCTGGCCTTCTATGAGGGTAAAGTAGCCAGCTGGTGGAAACCCGATGCCGTGGAATTTGTGGAGCAGCTGCCGCATACCGCTACGGGCAAGCTCCTCAAAACCCAGCTGCGCAAGGATTTTGATGGTTATGTACTGGGTGGGTGACATGTGCTTCTGCCACGCAGCCCAATAAAAAGGCGCTGCTCCAATTTGGGGCAGCGCCTTTACTTTTACCTGAAAAGCCAGCTATTCCTGCGCTTTCATTTTCTCCTCCAGCATGCGCTGCAGCTCCGGCAGGTTTTCCTGCACCCGGCGCTGGCCCAGCTGCATACCCGCCTGCAGCAGCACGTTCTGCTTGCTCACGTATTTCTGGCCCGTCGGGGACTGGTAGAATTTGGTGAGGTCGCGCAGCTCTTTTTCCGTGAACTCGCGGGCATAGAGGTCTACCATTTCGGTTTTCAGCGCGGTCCAGCTCATGTATTTGTTCATGAAGGCGCGCATTTCGGGCTCCAGCTTTTTCAGGTTGGGGTTTTGCTCTATCTGCAGGGCCAGAGTCATGTCGATGCTCTGGTTAATGGTTTTTTCCGACTGCATTACTTCCAGCAAAGATTCGGCGGCTTTGCGCTGCGCGGCGGAGATTAATGTGGGAGCCACCACCGCTGCGGTAGTGTTTTGGGCTTTTACGACCGGGGCCAACAGCAATAAACCAGCGGCCAGGAATACGCCACCGCAGCGGGAAGCCCAGGAATGGAACGAATACAACATTTACTTCGGATGATCAGGAATGGATATGAATACGGTAAGTTCCGGAAAATAACCTACCTAAAAGCGCCGGCTAAAGCTTCACGATAATATGTCGGCGGTATAGCACCCACAGCACCGCATACCAGATCAGCAGGCACGTTACGGCACCGGCCAAAGATGCATTATATGGCGAAGCGAAGTAAGGCGCGAAAAACTGGGCGTACAGCCAGTCTTTCATGCTGACAGACATACCAGCCGGGTCCGCCACCTGCCACAGATTGAGCGTGCGGGCCACCAGCGTAGAACCCACAAATACCAGCAGGGCATTTACGCCTACCACCTGGGCCGGCAACGCAAAACGCCGCCAGCCCTGCACATCACAAAGCCAGTACAGCGTAGCCAGCACCGCTATGGCCAGGCCGCCTGTGTAGAGCACATAAGAGCTGGTCCACAGGCTTTTGTTGAGCGGAAACCAGTGGCTCCAGATCAAGCCCAGCACTATGAGCAGGCCGGCATCAATCAATAACCAGACTACTTTCACAGCAGGCTCCAGGCGCGGGCGGCGTAGCCATTCACCGGTAAGTACGCCCAGCAGGCCGGTGGCCACCGCGGGCAGGGTACCCAGCAGGCCTTCCGGGTCCCAGGTGCGGCTGAGCTTCCAGAGGTGGTTTTCGGTGAAGATGAGCCGGTCCAGCCACGCGCCCAAGTTGGTGGCGGGCTCTAGGTTAGCCGGTCCGAAACCCGGCACGGGTACTACCTGCAGCAGCAGGGAATAGCCAATGAGCAACCCCAGCACCAGCCCAATCTGCTGACGGCGGGTGGTGTACAAAAACAAGACCCCGCACACGCCAAAAACCACCCCAATGCGCTGCAGCACGCCCGGGAGCCGCACGGTGGCAAACTCAAAATACGGCAGCAGGGCCACCAGAATACCCAGCGCAGTGATGAGTGCCGCCCGGCGCAGGACTCGGCGCATGGCCGTGCGGCGCCGGGCGGCCTCGTGGCGGCTGTTATCCAGCGCATATACCGCCGAAACGCCGACTATAAACAGGAAGAAGGGAAACACCAGGTCGGCCAGGGTGCAGCCGTGCCACTCGGCATGGGCCAGCGGCGCGTAGATGTGGCCCCAGTCGCCGGGGTGGTTTACCAGCAGCATCACCAGCACCGTTATGCCCCGGAACACATCCAGGGAGATAAGGCGGCCGGGCTGCGAGGCCTCCGCTAACGGCGGCATACCGGTGGTGGCTAAAGCGGCTTGGGTGGTGCTTTGCATGGGAAGCTGACTACTGCGGGAGTGGGGAAATATTGGGTAAATTAGTCATGCTGCGCTTGCCGCCGGGAATTACCTACTTTATATCCCGGGTGCTTTTTTGCTACTACTTCGTTATGTCAGCCAGTCGCCACCGTTTCCGATTTGCAGGAGCCCTTTTCCTGTGGGCGGGCGTTATCAGCTGTCAATCTAAGCAGCAGGCGCCTGACTTCCCGTTTCCTGAAAACCCCAGCATTTCGGATGCCGCGGGCCACCCGCGGGACACGCTGACGGATTACTTTCATTTACCCGATTATATCAGCAAACAGCCCCATGTGGAGGCTGGGGTAGCTAGGCAAATTCAGGATGACTTCCGGCACCTGAGCAGCGAGCTGTATTACTTCGGGGCGCCGGTACTGTCTAATTACCCGCTTCCCAAACCGATTTTTCGGGCTTTGCGCCATAGCGCTTCTGATCCAGTACAGCTCTTCACCTTTCAGGTAGATGAGAAAGGTCCTTTTCTGCTGGTGCAGGCGCTCAACCATCACTCCAATCTGGGCGGGCCTCAGGCTCCGCCCCCTGTGTTATCTTCTAACGAGCAGGCCGAAAGGAAGTGGCTTCAACGCCCTCCAACCGTTGAGTACACCTGCCGGTATGACCTCAGTAA
The Hymenobacter sp. DG25B genome window above contains:
- a CDS encoding 3-(methylthio)propionyl-CoA ligase, yielding MLGLMMQEPLRIAGLIEHAAKWHADTEIVTRLVEGGFHRYTYAAAHRRSKQLANALKELGINWGERVGTLAWNTHRHFELYYGISGMGAVCHTINPRLFPEQLVYIINHAEDRLIFFDLTFLPLVERLAPLCPTVEAWVLMTDRAHMPEATALPGEVRCYEDLLAAHNEEFTWPVFDENTASSLCYTSGTTDQPKGVLYSHRSTVLHSYAAALPDCFNCSARDVILPVVPMFHVNAWGIPYLAPMIGCKLVLPGPGLDAASLYELFENEGVTFSAGVPTIWFGLLQFMRDKKRRFSTLNKMIVGGASCPPALLKAFDEELGVQIRHAWGMTETSPLGTVCTLKSQQLSLSPEEQFAIQSKQGRAIFGVDMKIVDDEGQELPHDGVAFGDLLVRGPFIVADYYRAGEPGELTKSGWFRTGDVATIDPNGFMQITDRSKDVIKSGGEWISSIELENLAVGHPAVAEAAVIGVPHQKWSERPLLVVVVRPGHELTAEEILAFYEGKVASWWKPDAVEFVEQLPHTATGKLLKTQLRKDFDGYVLGG
- a CDS encoding DUF2059 domain-containing protein — encoded protein: MLYSFHSWASRCGGVFLAAGLLLLAPVVKAQNTTAAVVAPTLISAAQRKAAESLLEVMQSEKTINQSIDMTLALQIEQNPNLKKLEPEMRAFMNKYMSWTALKTEMVDLYAREFTEKELRDLTKFYQSPTGQKYVSKQNVLLQAGMQLGQRRVQENLPELQRMLEEKMKAQE
- a CDS encoding acyltransferase family protein; amino-acid sequence: MQSTTQAALATTGMPPLAEASQPGRLISLDVFRGITVLVMLLVNHPGDWGHIYAPLAHAEWHGCTLADLVFPFFLFIVGVSAVYALDNSRHEAARRRTAMRRVLRRAALITALGILVALLPYFEFATVRLPGVLQRIGVVFGVCGVLFLYTTRRQQIGLVLGLLIGYSLLLQVVPVPGFGPANLEPATNLGAWLDRLIFTENHLWKLSRTWDPEGLLGTLPAVATGLLGVLTGEWLRRPRLEPAVKVVWLLIDAGLLIVLGLIWSHWFPLNKSLWTSSYVLYTGGLAIAVLATLYWLCDVQGWRRFALPAQVVGVNALLVFVGSTLVARTLNLWQVADPAGMSVSMKDWLYAQFFAPYFASPYNASLAGAVTCLLIWYAVLWVLYRRHIIVKL